CGGCGGAGCGTCCCAACCGTTGACGCGTGCCCACCGGACCAGGGCCGGTCCGGCGGCCAGGGTCTCGACACAGCCGCGCCCGCCGCAGGAGCACGGCTGACCGCCGGGGTCCACGACCACATGGCCGACGTGTCCGGCGTTGCCGGTGCGCCCGCCGTACCCGCAGCCGTCCAGCACGAGACCACCGCCGACGCCGGTGGACACCACGATGCCGAGCAGGAAGCGCGCGCCGCGCCCGGCGCCGTAGCGGTGCTCGCCCACGGCCATGCACAGTCCGTCGCCGGCCAGCCGCACCGGCACGCCGGGCACGGCGGCCGCGACCCGGTCGCGCAGCGGGAAGCCGTGCCAGCCGGTGATGTTGATCGGGCTGACGGTGCCGCTGGGCAGGTCAATGGGACCGGCCGACGCGACCCCCACCGCGCCCACCGCGCCCTGCGCTGCCCCCAAAGCCGCGGCGATCATCTCCTCGACGGCGACCCAAACATCTTCGGCGCGTGGGGAATTCGGAGTGGAACGGGTGGCGGTGTGCACCAGCGCGCCGGCCGGGTCGACGAGACCGGCGGCGATGGTGGTGCCGCCGACATCGAGGGCGAGGGTGAGCATGCGATCAGTGCCGGTGGGTGTGGTCGGGTTGACGCGGGTCGCCCGGGTGCTCGTAGCCGGGGGCCAGCCGCACCAGCGCGGCGCGGCGTTCGTCGAGCCACATCCGGAAGGCGCGGCGCCGAGCGGCGCCGCGCAGGTGCGCGGTGATCGCGGCCCGCACCTGCGCCAACGGTGGGGCCGCAGCGGCCGGGGCGCGCCAGCCGTCGGGGCGGGTCGCGGCGGCGGCGAATCGCATCGGGTTGCGGGCGTGGTAGTCGGCCACCTCGTCGTCGCTGACCTCGACCGCGGCGGTCAGGTGGGCGAACAGCGCCCTGGCCCGCGGGTCGGCCAGCGCGGCCGCGGCGATGCTGCCGATCTCCAGCCGGGCCGTCAGATCGGGCAGCACCTCGGCTTCGGCGGGGGCGTCGGCCGCGGTCAGGCCGCGGGCATCGGCTTCGGCGGCGATCAGTCGTTCGGTCACGATCAGCTGGGTCAACCAGCGGCGCAGCTGGCGGCCCTCACTGGTGTCGCGGGCCGGTAACGACGAGGCGAGCGGGCCGTGCCGCAGCCGGGTTTCGCGGGCGTCGACCTCCTCGACCGGCACTGCCACAGCCCCGACCGTCGCGACGATCATCGGATCCTCACTTTCACCGCGGGTGAGTACAGCAGCTGGCCGGCACACCCAACCCGGACCAGGGCCCACCATTCGCCGGGCGCGGCCCCCGCCGGTGGCGTGACGTCGAAACCGAGGCTGACCGTGCCGCGGGCGGGCAAGACCGCGCCGCAGGCTGCCGGGGTGATCCAGTCCCAGGTGCCCCACGGGCTGATCAGATGGGCCTCGATCGCCAGGGGAGCGTGCGCGTCGGTGCCGACGACGACGCTCAGCCGCGCGCACGCACCGGCAGCGAGTTCGACGTCGGTCGGCCCGTCGACGAGGTACACCAGTCGCTGGCCGGTTGGGGCGTCGACGGCGACCGTGCACACGTCTTCCACGACTTGTCGCCATGCGCAAGGCAACCCGTCGCCGGTGATGCGCAGTTGCGCGCGGATCGGGTAGAGCCCTGCCTCGGTCCCCGGGGGCATGGCTACGGCCACGTCGGTTTCCCGATATTCGCCGGGCCGCAGCGTCACCGGCAGCTGGCCGGGGCCGGCCACCCAGCCGTGCGGGCATACCAGGGTGAGGGTGCCGCGCACCTCGGTATCGGTGCAGTCGCTGGCCACGGTCAGCCGCAGCACCACCTCGGAGCCCGGCTCGGCGGCCACGGTGTGCGGGTGCAGGTAGGCGACGGCGGGCAGCCCGCCGAGCGGGGCGGGGCCGCGGTTATGCAGCCAGTAGCGCGCGTAAAGGGGTTGCGCGGCTTCGGCTTCCGGTCCCAGGGCGGCCTGGGCGTCGAGCACCTGGGGCATCTCGAGGCGGGCGGTGAGCGTGGCGATCTGGTAGCCGTGCAGCACGCTGGCCGGCTGATGCGGCCGCCGGTCTTCCAGCAGGTCCGCCGAACACACGCCTGACACCGTGCCCAGCGTCGAGCCGACGCGGACCCCGGTGTCGCTGCCGTGGGTTTCGACCAGCCGCATGGCGACGACGGCGGGGTCGACGGGCTTTGCCCGCCCGCGGGCCAGCGGGTTGCCGGCGGCTTTCAGCGCGCCGAGTTGCACCACGCCCGCCGGTTCGACGTGCAGCAGCGACCCGATCGCGGGAAGCCGGCCGGTGCGCGCGCCGGCCGGCACGGCGAGCAGCGGATGGGAGAACTCCGCGCTGCGGGCCGGGAGGGCGGCGTGTCGCCAGTCGCCGCGGGCGGCGACCAGCGCGTAGTCGAAGTCGTGGGTCCAGTGCTGGAGTTGGAAGCCCGAGCCGTCGGGCGCGCTGCGGCGCGGCTCGTCGATCCAGATACCCGACGGCCAGCCGGTGCAGGAGCGCATCAGCGCGGTGTGCAGGGTGCCGTCGGTGTCGACGGCGAAGCTGGGCACCCCGCGGTTGAGCAGCGCCACCGTTCGCGCCTCGAACGGCGGCAGCTGGGCGGGCACTTGCTGGCTGACGACGACCTCGGCGTCGGCGAGGTCGTCGGTGAGCGCCGCGACCGCGGCGGCCAGGTCGGAGTCGTCGCGGCCGGCGATCACCAGCACCGGCAGCGCCCGTGGCTCGCGCAGGTCGGCGCCGGGCACCCAGGCCGTGGCCAGCGGCGCGACGGCGGGCACCCACACCCTGGCCCGGCCGGTCTGCTCGAGCTGACGGTCGAGTTCGGCGCTGTAGGCGGGGTGGGCCGTGGCCAGCACCGCTTTGGTGAACACGTTTTGGTCGGGGCCGCCCAGCGCGACACGAGTGTCCGGCAAGTTGGAGTCGACGCCGAGGTGTCCGTAGCGGGACTTGTCGGCGCCGCTGCACGTGGCCGTGACCCCGGCGCGCACCAGCGCGATCATCAGCGCGCGTGCCAGCGGACCCGACGTCGTCTCCGTCGGCGACACCACCTCGGCCACCGACACCGCCCGCACCGCGTCCCCCACCCGCACCCGCGCCGCCGAGGACAGCCCGAACCAGCCGTAGGCCGGGTTGTCCAGCGTCCAGGGATATCGTGCGGTGTCCACCGCCCGGCCGTCGGCGTGCAGCAGCGCGAAGCCTCGGCCCACGACGGCGTCGCCGACCTCGCTGACCGGCATGGCGCCCGCCACCGGGCACGGCCAGCGCAGCCGCAGCAACTGGTCGGTGCCGGTGAACTCGTCGATCCTGGTCCGGCAGTCCACCCGCGCGATGCCGTGCCACAGGGTCAGCGTCTGCGTGTAGCGCAGCAACGGGCCGATGCGGCCGCGGATGACCAGCCGCTGCCCGAGCGGGCCGTGATAGGCGCGCACCTCGGACGCTTCCGACGAAGAGCACACAACGGGGCCTTTGGACAGCAGGTGCCACGGGCCTTCACCCGCGCTCGGGTGCGACGGGTATTCCTCGTAGAGGGCAAGCTCGTTGCCGACCCGGCCCTCGGCGATCAGCTCGCGGCCGTCGTGAACCCAAGACGACACCCCACCGCCGCGCGCCGGGTCGACGCTCAGCCGGTAGTGCTCGTTGGCAATCACGTTGCCCGACAACGGCTTCCAGCCCGACAGCACCTCGCAGGGCAGGACCCGATAGGCCCGCCACCCGAGCGAGGGCACGTCGCGAGCCAGAAACGTCACCGAGTGTCCGTCGGGCTCGACCACCGCGGGCATCTCGTCGCCGTCGGCGTCGAAAACCCTGCCTGGAGTGTCCAAGCGAACGGTCACCACATTAGTTCTCTTGTGCGCCAAGGAATTCCACACTACGACATCGCCGCTGACCGCCTGTGACAGCAGCGCCAGCGAGTTGTCTCGTACTGCCCGGCCGAGTTCCCACGCGTCGCGCCAGCCGGTGAGCAGGTCGAGGTAGACCTGGTCGGACTCCGAGCCGGTGATGGCGTCGTGGTGGGCGCCGTAAGCCAGCTGCACCCACGCCTTGGCCAGCGCGGCCTGCGGGTAGTCCGCGCCGGCCAACAGCCCGGCGAACACGGCGAACTTCTCGGCGTCGAGGACCGTGGTTTCGGCGGCCCGGTTGGCCTGTTTGGTGTCGATGAACGACACGTCCTTGCCGGTGTAGATCGGGTTCATGTCGCGGGTTTGCGGCGAGGGCGCCAAGCCGTGGGCGTCCAGCTCGGCGCGCACCGCGGCGAAAAACTCCCGGGGCAGCGCGCACACGAACCGCGGCCAGGTGTAGCGGGCCGCCCAGTCGCGGTGGATGGCGGTGACCCACTTGTTCGGCGGGGTGTAGTCGGTGCCGACCGGCAACAGCACGTTGCGGGTGAGCGCGACCTGCTTGAGCTCCTCGAACAACCGGTAGGTGGCCTGCTCGGCTTCGGCCAGCGACGCCGACTCGTCCATCCACCAGCCCGCCGAATAGTGTGCGGGCATGTAGTGGGTGAGCAGGCCGCGCCCCGACGGCGCGATCCACTCGAATTCGCTGCAGAACTGCATGCCGGCCAGCCCGGCGTCGCTGTGCATCGGCCCCCACTGGTGGTGCGGCCCGCGCGCCCACGAACTCGAGGTCAGCCCGGCGTCGGCGGCCATGCCGGGAAATTGCGGGTCGTGGCCGAACACGTCGAGCTGCCACGCGGTGGCCGGTGCGGCGCCTAGCACGTCACGTTGAAATCCGCTGCCGTGCACGAAGTTTCGGATCGTGGTCTCCGCGCTGGTGAGGTTGGTGTTGGGCTCGTTGTAGGTGCCGCCCATCACCTCCACCCGGCCGTCTGCGATCAGTCGCCGCAAGTCGGCGCGGTCCTCGGGGTGGGTGTCCCAGTAGGGCTTGAGGTAGTCGACTTCGGCGAGCACGAATTTGTACTCGGGCTCGCGGCGGGCCATCTCCAGATGTGCGCGCACCAGCTCGAAGCCGTTCCGGCACCGGCTCGGCGGGTCCGGCTGCCAGACGCTGGTGTAGGCGCCCTGGGTGTTCCACCACACCGGGTCGTAGTGGAAGTGGCTGATCATGAACACCGTCCAGCCGGGCTCGGCGACGGTGAAGGTGAACGGCACGGCCACACCCGCGGCATGCGCTCGTGCGGCGCGGCGCCGCCCGACGACCGGTTCGTCGACCGCGACCGGGATTTCGACGACACCGTGGCCGGGCCGGGCCACCGCCTCACCGGCCAGGCCGTGGCCGTCGACGCGGACCGGGGTCGGCTGGCCGCAGTCGGTGTAGGTGATGCGCGCCAGCTGCAGCGGCGCGTCGGGCGGTCCGACGAACAGCTCCGTCGACTCCGCGGAGAGCACCCGCATTCCCGCACTTTACGACCGGCGCCGGTGCCTCGGACGAACAGACGCACGGGCCGCTCAAACCTCGGCGCGTCGGGTGCCTACTTGTCTGCTCGCCGACGGACTTCGACGATCAGCGGCCGGTGATCCGAGATCGCCAGCCGGGGCGCCGCGCACGCGTGGGCCTGCAGCCGGGCGTCGTCGGTGAGGATGTGGTCGAGCTGACGGTCGGGGTTGTCGGCCGGGAAGGTGGGCGCCATGGCGAGCAGCCGCAACCCGGTCCGGCGGACCGGCGCGCGCGGACCGGTGTTCAGGTCGCCCATCAGCACCCGGGGCCTGGGGAAGCCGCGTAGATCGCGCACCAGCCGGCGCAGCTGGACACGGTTCCATCCCGGCACGAACGACAGATGGGTGTTGGCGACGGTCAGCGGCCCCAGATCGGTGTCGAGTCGGGCGATCACCGCGGCCCGCGGTTCCTCGTTGACGATCCGCACCCGGCGCGGTCCCGGCAGATACATCGGAAACCTGGCCAGGATCCGCGGCAACCGCAGCACCTGCCAGGTCAGCGCCGGAAACCGCGACAGCAGCGCGATGCCATACCCGGCGGTGCCCGGTTGTTCTCGGCCGTTCGCCGCCATCCACGTGGCTCCCGGCGTGCCGGAGATCGCCGCGACGAACCGGTGGCTCACCGCGCCCATCGCCTCGGCCGCGACCGCCGTCAAGTCCGCCCGCGCCGAGCGCGGCTGGTCGTCCGTGCAGGATGTTGCGCGAGGCGCTGCGGCGGGCGGCGTCGGCACTCAAGGCCCACGGGCTGCTGTTTGCCCTGGCCGGCGGGTACGCGCTGTGGGTGCACGGCGCACCGGAGCCGGTGCACGACGTCGATTTCGTGGTCGCCGAGTCGGATGTCGAGGTGGCGGCGGCGACGCTGGCCGCCGCCGGGTTCACGATCGACCGCACGCCCGAAGACTGGCTGTTCAAGGCCTGCGCCGACGGTGCGGTGGTGGATGTGCTGCACCGGATCAACGGAGTGCCGGTCGACGCCGCCATGATCCGGGCGGCCCGTTTCGAGGACGTGTTGGCAATCCGCATGCCGGTGCTGTCCGCGACGCAGGTGGTGGTGGAGAAGTTGTGCGCGCTGACCGAACACCACTGCGACTTTGCGGCCCTGCTGCCCGCTATGCGCGCCGTCCGCGAACAAGTCGACTGGCCGCAAGTGCGCGCCGACACCGCCGACAACGACTTCGTGGTGGCGTTTTTGGTGCTCACCGATCGGCTGGGCATTACTGTCTAGCTCAGCATGCCCGCCCTCGCCCCGCCCGTCGCCGACGAACGTGACGCGCTGCACCAGTACCTGGCCTATCACCAGAGCGCCTTCCTGGCGGTGTCCTACGGCCTGACCGACGAGCAGGCCCGCGCGACCCCGACGGTCAGCGCGTTGTCCATCGGCGGGCTGATCAAACACGCCACCGGTGTGCAGCGGCATTGGATGGCGCGGGTCGCCGCCGCCCCCGGGTCCCCGCCCACCGACACCCTGCCGTTCGCCGAGGCCGCCAGGAGCTACCAAGGCGAGTATGTGATGGCACCGGACGACACGCTGGCCGGGCTGTGCGACGCCTTGGTCGCGCAAAACGCCGAGTCGCTGCGGCTGGTCGACACGTGCGATCTCGACGCCGCCGTGCCGGTGCCGCGCAACGTGCCCTGGTTTCCCGAGGACGTCGACGCCTGGTCGGTGCGGTGGGTGATCCTGCACGTGGTCGGGGAGCTGGCCCGCCACGCCGGCCACGCCGACATCATCCGCGAAACCATCGACGGCGCAACGATGTACGAGCTCATCGCGGCCCGGGAGAATTGGCAACCTCAGCCGTGGTTGACGCCGTGGCGGTCCTCCGACACGACGTGAGCGGGCTCACGCCGATTGGGAGTTGACAGCGACCCTTTGGCACACTTGCTCAAATGAGCTCCACCAAACACCGCGAGGTAGCCAAGCTTGATCGGGTGCCCTTGCCGGTCGAGGCGGCGCGCATCGGTGCGACGGGGTGGCAGATCACCCGTACCGCCGCCCGCGTCATCCCCAAACTGCCGGGCCGTGGCGGCTGGCAGCAGAAGGTCATCAAGCAGATGCCCAAAACCTTCGCCGACCTGGGGCCCACCTACGTCAAGTTCGGGCAGATCATCGCGTCGAGCCCGGGTGCGTTCGGGGAATCGCTGTCCCGCGAATTCCGCAGCCTGCTCGACGCGGTGCCGCCCGCGAAACCGGCCGAAGTGCACAAGCTGTTCGTCGAGGACCTCGGCGCCGAGCCGGCGGAGTTGTTCGCCGAGTTCGACGAGGAGCCGTTCGCCTCCGCGTCGATCGCCCAGGTGCACTACGCCAAGCTGCGCACCGGCGAAGACGTCGTCGTCAAGATCCAGCGGCCGGGAATCCGCCGCCGGGTGGCCGCCGACCTGCAGATCCTGAAACGCTTCGCGCAACTCGTCGAGCTGGCCAAGTTGGGCCGTCGACTCTCCGCCCAGGACATCGTCGCCGACTTCGCCGACAACCTGGCCGAGGAGCTGGACTTCCGCCTGGAGGGACAGTCGATGGAGGCGTGGGTGGCGCACTTGCACGCCTCGCCGCTGGGCCGCAACATCCGGGTGCCGACCGTGTACTGGAACTACACCACCGAGCGGGTCCTGACCATGGAGCGGGTGGAGGGCATCCGCATCGACGACGCGGCGGCGATTCGCAAGGCGGGGTTCGACGGCACCGAGCTGGTCAAGGCGCTGCTGTTTAGCCTGTTCGAGGGTGGGCTGCGGCATGGCCTGTTCCACGGGGACCTGCACGCCGGCAATCTCTACGTCGACGAACAGGGCCGCATCGTGTTCTTCGACTTCGGGATCATGGGCCGCATCGAGCCGCGCACCCGCTGGCTGCTGCGCGAGCTGGTGTATGCGCTGCTGGTCAAAAAGGACCACGCCGCCGCCGGCAAGATCGTCGTGCTGATGGGCGCGGTGGGCACCACCAAACCCGAAAAACAGGCCGCCAAGGACCTGGAGGCGTTTGCCACGCCGTTGACGATGAAGTCGCTGGGCGAGATGTCGTATGCCGCGATCGGCCGGCAGCTCTCGGCGCTGGCCGACGCCTACGACGTGAAGCTGCCCCGCGAGCTGGTGTTGATCGGCAAGCAGTTCCTCTACGTCGAGCGGTATATGAAGCTGCTGGCCCCCAAGTGGCAGATGATGTCGGACCCGCAGCTGACCGGCTACTTCGCCAATTTCATGGTCGAGGTCAGCCGCGAGTACGACCCCGATAGCGCCGGTGTCGCGCATGGCGGATGAACCGCAGACCGACGCGGGCGCCGTCCCGGTGCGGTCCGGCACAGCACGCTCGGGCGAGCTGGACATCTACTACGAGGACATGGGTCACCCCGACGACCCGGCGGTACTGCTGATCATGGGCCTGGGCGCGCAGCTGTTGCTGTGGCGCAAGGCGTTCTGCGACAAGCTGGTCGCCGACGGGCTGCGGGTCATCCGCTACGACAACCGCGACGTCGGCCTGTCCAGCAAGTTCGATCGGCGCAAGGCCGGTGGCTCCCGGATCGTCAACATGATCAAGTTCTGGCTGGGCCTGCGCGCCAAGTCGGTGTACACGCTGGAAGACATGGCCGACGACGCCGCCGCAGTGCTCGATCACCTCGGCATCGAACAAGCCCACGTCGTCGGCGCGTCGATGGGCGGGATGATCGCGCAGATCTTCGCGGCGCGCTTCCCCGAGCGGACCCGCTCGCTGGCGGTGATCTTCTCCAGCAACAACCGGCGTTTCCTGCCGCCGCCGGCGCCGCGAGCGTTGATGGCGGTGCTCAACGCGCCGCCGCCGAGCTCGCCGCGCGAGGTGATCGTCGACAACGCGGTGCGGGTCACCCGCATCATCGGCAGCCCCGCCTACCCGGCGCCGGAGGAACGCATCCGCGCGGAGGCGATCGAGGGCTACGAGCGCAGCTTCTACCCGTGGGGCATACCACGGCATTTCGGGGCGGTGCTGGCTAGCGGCAGCCTGGTCCGCTACGACCGGCGGATCACCGCGCCGACCGTGGTGATCCATGGGTTGGCCGACAAGCTGATGCGGCCCTCGGGCGGGCGTGCCGTCGCACGGGCCATCCCCGGGGCACGTCTGGTGCTGTTCGAGGGCATGGGACACGAGCTGCCCGAACAGCTGTGGGATCGGGTGATCGGCGAGCTCAAAGCCAATTTCGCCAGGGCCGCCCAGGTCGGTTAGCATGCCTCGAGCACGCAGTCGGCCAGTTCACGCTGCATCCGCGGAGGCCCAAGCGACACCGGTGAACGCCGCCAAGCCTCAGAAAGGCGCACCACTGTCATGGCAGAGAAGCTGACGCCGCACTTCGAGGACGTGCAGGCGCACTACGACTTATCCGACGAGTTTTTCGCCCTGTTCCTCGACCCGACCCGCACCTATAGCTGCGCGTATTTCGAGCGTGACGACATGACGCTGGAGGAAGCGCAGATCGCCAAGATCGACCTGGCGCTGGGCAAGCTGGGCCTGCGCGCGGGCATGACACTGCTGGACGTCGGCTGCGGCTGGGGCGCCACCATGCGCCGGGCGATCGAGAAGTACGACGTCAACGTCGTCGGGTTGACGTTGAGCAAGAACCAGGCCGCCTACGTGCAGCAGATGTTCGACGAGATGGATACTCCCCGTTCGCGACGGGTGCTGCTGCAGGGCTGGGAGCAGTTCCACGAGCCCGTCGACCGGATCGTGTCGATCGGCGCGTTCGAGCATTTCGGCCACGACCGCTACGACGACTTCTTCACGATGGCCTACGACGTGCTGCCCGACGACGGCGTGATGCTGCTGCACACCATCACCGGTTTGACCGGGCCGCAGTGCATCGAGCGCGGCATCCCGCTAACGTTCGAGATGGCCCGCTTCATCAAGTTCATCGTCACCGAGATCTTTCCGGGCGGGCGGCTGCCGTCGATCGAAATGGTCGAGGAGCACTCGGCCAAAGCCGGTTTCACGCTGACCCGCAGGCAGTCGCTGCAGCCGCACTACGTGAAGACCCTCGAACACTGGGCAGCCGCCCTGCAGGCACACAAAACCGAGGCCATTGCCATCCAGTCCGAAGAAGTCTACGAACGCTACATGAAATACCTGACCGGGTGCGCGAGGGGATTTCGGACCGGCTACATCGACGTCAACCAATTCACACTGCAAAAGTAGGTTCCCAATGCCAGCAACTCCGTGGCGGCGACGTCGACGTCAGGTATGGTTGCTCGTCACCGCCCGACAATTCGTGCGTGCGTCAGCCACCCAACATCGACCAGGAGACCAAGACGACCATGTCTGACAAACCGACTGGCGCAACGACGACGCGGACGCGCCCCGAAGATATCCAGGCCCACTACGACCTGTCCGACGACTTCTTCGGCCTGTTCCAAGACCCCACCCGGACCTACAGCTGCGCCTACTTCGCGCGCGAGGACATGACGCTGGAAGAGGCGCAGATCGCCAAGATCGACCTGAACCTGGACAAGCTGGACCTCAAGCCCGGCATGACTCTGCTGGACGTCGGGTGCGGCTGGGGCACCACGATGAAGCGGGCGATCGAAAAGTACGACGTCAACGTCATCGGGCTGACGCTGTCGAAGAACCAGCGCGACCGCTCCCTGCGGGTGCTGGACTCGATCGACACCAACCGCTCACATCGGGTGCTGCTGCAGGGCTGGGAGGACTTTCACGAACCCGTCGACCGGATCGTGTCCATCGAGGCTTTCGAGCACTTCGGCCACGAAAACTACGTGCCGTATTTCAAGAACTGTTACGCGATCATGCCCGACGACGGGCGGATGACGGTGCAAAGCAGCGTCAGCTATCACCCGCACGACCCGAGGATGCGCGGCAAGAGGGTCAACTTCCAGACCGCACGCTTTATCAAATTCATCATCACCGAGATATTCCCGGGCGGCCGGCTGCCGACCACCGAGATGATGGTCGAACGCGGCCAGGAAGCCGGTTTCATTGTGCCCGAACCACTTTCGCTGCGGCCGCATTACGTCAAGACGCTGACGATCTGGGGTGATGCGCTGGAAGCCAACCGGGAGAAAGCCATCGAGGTGGCCTCCGAAGAGGTCTACAACCGGTACATGAAATACCTGCGCGGCTGCCGCGACTACTTCGCCGACGAGATGCTGGACTGCAGCCTGGTCACCTACCTCAAACCGGGCGCGGTTCGCTAGCGCGAGAAGACGCAAAATCCACCATTTCGTGCCGAAATGGGAGGGTTTTGCGTCTTCTCGCGGCCGATTGTCGGATTCGCGGCGCGTCGTTCGTCGCAGAGGTAGAGAGTGGAGCAACCTGCTCCGCTCACTACCGGAGGTGACAGCACCATGCAGTACTTTGCGCTGTTGATCAGCAAGGAGCAGGACCGCACGCTCGACGAACGGGCCGCACTGATGACGGCGTTCGAGCAGTTCCACGCCAAGGCGGCCGCGGCAATCCGGGCCGGTGATGCCCTGACACCGCCGGCGGCCGCGGTGCGCATCACCGGCGGCCCCGACAGCCCGGCCATCACCGACGGCCCGTTCCCCGAATCCGCCGAAGTGGCCTGCGGCTACTACGTATTCGACGCGGAAAACCTCGACGAGGCACTGGCATTGGCGCGTGATATCCCGGTCGCTGCGTACGGGGCGGTCGAAGTCTGGCCGATGTTTGGCTCGTTCCAGCCCAGCAGGCCGCTGGAGGGCACCCACTGGCTGGCTCTGCTGCTGGAACCACCGCAGTCGGCGTTTGCCCCCGGCACACCGGAGTGGCAGACCGTCGCAGCCCGGCACGGCGACTTCATGACCGCGGCCGGCGATCACATCGTGGGCGGGGCCGCGCTGCATGAGCCGGCGACGGCGACCACCGTGCGCGTCCGCGACGGCGAGGCGCTGCTGACCGACGGACCCTACGTCGAGGGCGCCGAAATCGCCAACGGTTTCTATGTGCTGAGCGCCGCAGACCGAGACGAGGCGGTGAAACTCGCGTCGCAGATTCCGGCAACCACCGTCGAGGTGCGCCAGCTTGCTGGGGTCTCGCACCTGTAGAACCGCGAATGGCTGACCTGGACAGCGTCTTTCGGCGTGAATGGGGTCCGGCCGTGGCCACGCTGGCCCGCTGGTCCGGTGACCTCACTGTTGCCGAAGACGCTGTCCAGGAAGCCTGCGCCGAGGCGCTGCGGGCATGGCCGCGCGACGGTGTGCCCGAGCATCCCGGTGGTTGGCTGGTAACGGTTGCCCGCAACCGCGCCCGCGACCGGCTGCGCCGCGAATCGGCGCGTCCCGGAAAGGAATTGGCAGCTGTGGTCGACGAGATCCGGGCTCGCACCGAGCACACCGAACCGCATCCGGTGCGTGACGACGAGCTGCG
This Mycobacterium xenopi DNA region includes the following protein-coding sequences:
- a CDS encoding YciI family protein: MQYFALLISKEQDRTLDERAALMTAFEQFHAKAAAAIRAGDALTPPAAAVRITGGPDSPAITDGPFPESAEVACGYYVFDAENLDEALALARDIPVAAYGAVEVWPMFGSFQPSRPLEGTHWLALLLEPPQSAFAPGTPEWQTVAARHGDFMTAAGDHIVGGAALHEPATATTVRVRDGEALLTDGPYVEGAEIANGFYVLSAADRDEAVKLASQIPATTVEVRQLAGVSHL
- the mmaA2 gene encoding cyclopropane mycolic acid synthase MmaA2, giving the protein MAEKLTPHFEDVQAHYDLSDEFFALFLDPTRTYSCAYFERDDMTLEEAQIAKIDLALGKLGLRAGMTLLDVGCGWGATMRRAIEKYDVNVVGLTLSKNQAAYVQQMFDEMDTPRSRRVLLQGWEQFHEPVDRIVSIGAFEHFGHDRYDDFFTMAYDVLPDDGVMLLHTITGLTGPQCIERGIPLTFEMARFIKFIVTEIFPGGRLPSIEMVEEHSAKAGFTLTRRQSLQPHYVKTLEHWAAALQAHKTEAIAIQSEEVYERYMKYLTGCARGFRTGYIDVNQFTLQK
- a CDS encoding cyclopropane mycolic acid synthase family methyltransferase; this translates as MSDKPTGATTTRTRPEDIQAHYDLSDDFFGLFQDPTRTYSCAYFAREDMTLEEAQIAKIDLNLDKLDLKPGMTLLDVGCGWGTTMKRAIEKYDVNVIGLTLSKNQRDRSLRVLDSIDTNRSHRVLLQGWEDFHEPVDRIVSIEAFEHFGHENYVPYFKNCYAIMPDDGRMTVQSSVSYHPHDPRMRGKRVNFQTARFIKFIITEIFPGGRLPTTEMMVERGQEAGFIVPEPLSLRPHYVKTLTIWGDALEANREKAIEVASEEVYNRYMKYLRGCRDYFADEMLDCSLVTYLKPGAVR